A window of Pomacea canaliculata isolate SZHN2017 linkage group LG3, ASM307304v1, whole genome shotgun sequence contains these coding sequences:
- the LOC112559020 gene encoding adapter molecule Crk-like isoform X3: MEADFEPEDKYSWYFGPLSREETNDILMDKEPGTFLVRDSQSIQGDFVLCVREERVSHYIINKIQVGGTPRFKIGDKEFSDIPSLLNFYKSHYLDTTTLVRPAPREKVVGKFDFAGRDPEDLPFRKGDILEIISKDEEEWWSARDKQGRVGQIPVKYTAKVTNGEPPLPTHPQIPVIQLPALARVITDRVPNAYDTSALRLKRGDIVRVLATNVYGMWEGEVNGRRGTFPFTHVEFIREDESHPT, translated from the exons CTGGTACTTTGGTCCCTTGTCAAGAGAAGAGACAAATGATATACTGATGGATAAAGAACCAGGGACCTTTCTGGTCCGTGACAGTCAATCAATACAAGGAGATTTTGTTCTCTGTGTCAG GGAAGAAAGAGTAAGCCACTACATCATCAACAAAATACAAGTTGGAGGAACTCCACGGTTTAAAATTGGAGACAAAGAGTTCAGTGACATACCTAGTTTGCTCAATTTTTACAAATCACACTATTTAGACACAACAACACTTGTTCGACCG gcACCAAGAGAGAAGGTTGTAGGAAAATTTGATTTTGCAGGACGG GATCCTGAGGACTTGCCCTTCCGCAAAGGTGACATCCTGGAGATAATTTCCAAAGACGAGGAGGAGTGGTGGTCAGCTCGTGACAAACAAGGTCGTGTTGGACAGATTCCAGTTAAATATACTGCCAAGGTCACCAATGGTGAACCACCACTTCCTACACATCCTCAGATTCCCGTg ATTCAGCTTCCAGCATTAGCTAGAGTGATCACAGATCGCGTCCCCAATGCATACGACACATCGGCACTGCGGCTGAAG agaGGTGATATAGTCAGGGTGCTTGCAACAAATGTTTATGGAATGTGGGAAGGGGAAGTCAATGGACGACGAGGCACTTTTCCATTCACTCACGTGGAATTCATAAGGGAAGATGAATCACACCCAACTTAA
- the LOC112559020 gene encoding adapter molecule Crk-like isoform X1, whose product MEADFEPEDKYSWYFGPLSREETNDILMDKEPGTFLVRDSQSIQGDFVLCVREERVSHYIINKIQVGGTPRFKIGDKEFSDIPSLLNFYKSHYLDTTTLVRPAPREKVVGKFDFAGRDPEDLPFRKGDILEIISKDEEEWWSARDKQGRVGQIPVKYTAKVTNGEPPLPTHPQIPVNEKPVYTRPEPIPASLTKIQLPALARVITDRVPNAYDTSALRLKRGDIVRVLATNVYGMWEGEVNGRRGTFPFTHVEFIREDESHPT is encoded by the exons CTGGTACTTTGGTCCCTTGTCAAGAGAAGAGACAAATGATATACTGATGGATAAAGAACCAGGGACCTTTCTGGTCCGTGACAGTCAATCAATACAAGGAGATTTTGTTCTCTGTGTCAG GGAAGAAAGAGTAAGCCACTACATCATCAACAAAATACAAGTTGGAGGAACTCCACGGTTTAAAATTGGAGACAAAGAGTTCAGTGACATACCTAGTTTGCTCAATTTTTACAAATCACACTATTTAGACACAACAACACTTGTTCGACCG gcACCAAGAGAGAAGGTTGTAGGAAAATTTGATTTTGCAGGACGG GATCCTGAGGACTTGCCCTTCCGCAAAGGTGACATCCTGGAGATAATTTCCAAAGACGAGGAGGAGTGGTGGTCAGCTCGTGACAAACAAGGTCGTGTTGGACAGATTCCAGTTAAATATACTGCCAAGGTCACCAATGGTGAACCACCACTTCCTACACATCCTCAGATTCCCGTg AATGAAAAGCCAGTTTATACTAGACCAGAACCTATACCTGCTTCGTTGACAAAG ATTCAGCTTCCAGCATTAGCTAGAGTGATCACAGATCGCGTCCCCAATGCATACGACACATCGGCACTGCGGCTGAAG agaGGTGATATAGTCAGGGTGCTTGCAACAAATGTTTATGGAATGTGGGAAGGGGAAGTCAATGGACGACGAGGCACTTTTCCATTCACTCACGTGGAATTCATAAGGGAAGATGAATCACACCCAACTTAA
- the LOC112559020 gene encoding adapter molecule Crk-like isoform X4 translates to MEADFEPEDKYSWYFGPLSREETNDILMDKEPGTFLVRDSQSIQGDFVLCVREERVSHYIINKIQVGGTPRFKIGDKEFSDIPSLLNFYKSHYLDTTTLVRPAPREKVVGKFDFAGRDPEDLPFRKGDILEIISKDEEEWWSARDKQGRVGQIPVKYTAKVTNGEPPLPTHPQIPIQLPALARVITDRVPNAYDTSALRLKRGDIVRVLATNVYGMWEGEVNGRRGTFPFTHVEFIREDESHPT, encoded by the exons CTGGTACTTTGGTCCCTTGTCAAGAGAAGAGACAAATGATATACTGATGGATAAAGAACCAGGGACCTTTCTGGTCCGTGACAGTCAATCAATACAAGGAGATTTTGTTCTCTGTGTCAG GGAAGAAAGAGTAAGCCACTACATCATCAACAAAATACAAGTTGGAGGAACTCCACGGTTTAAAATTGGAGACAAAGAGTTCAGTGACATACCTAGTTTGCTCAATTTTTACAAATCACACTATTTAGACACAACAACACTTGTTCGACCG gcACCAAGAGAGAAGGTTGTAGGAAAATTTGATTTTGCAGGACGG GATCCTGAGGACTTGCCCTTCCGCAAAGGTGACATCCTGGAGATAATTTCCAAAGACGAGGAGGAGTGGTGGTCAGCTCGTGACAAACAAGGTCGTGTTGGACAGATTCCAGTTAAATATACTGCCAAGGTCACCAATGGTGAACCACCACTTCCTACACATCCTCAGATTCCC ATTCAGCTTCCAGCATTAGCTAGAGTGATCACAGATCGCGTCCCCAATGCATACGACACATCGGCACTGCGGCTGAAG agaGGTGATATAGTCAGGGTGCTTGCAACAAATGTTTATGGAATGTGGGAAGGGGAAGTCAATGGACGACGAGGCACTTTTCCATTCACTCACGTGGAATTCATAAGGGAAGATGAATCACACCCAACTTAA
- the LOC112559020 gene encoding adapter molecule Crk-like isoform X2 → MEADFEPEDKYSWYFGPLSREETNDILMDKEPGTFLVRDSQSIQGDFVLCVREERVSHYIINKIQVGGTPRFKIGDKEFSDIPSLLNFYKSHYLDTTTLVRPAPREKVVGKFDFAGRDPEDLPFRKGDILEIISKDEEEWWSARDKQGRVGQIPVKYTAKVTNGEPPLPTHPQIPNEKPVYTRPEPIPASLTKIQLPALARVITDRVPNAYDTSALRLKRGDIVRVLATNVYGMWEGEVNGRRGTFPFTHVEFIREDESHPT, encoded by the exons CTGGTACTTTGGTCCCTTGTCAAGAGAAGAGACAAATGATATACTGATGGATAAAGAACCAGGGACCTTTCTGGTCCGTGACAGTCAATCAATACAAGGAGATTTTGTTCTCTGTGTCAG GGAAGAAAGAGTAAGCCACTACATCATCAACAAAATACAAGTTGGAGGAACTCCACGGTTTAAAATTGGAGACAAAGAGTTCAGTGACATACCTAGTTTGCTCAATTTTTACAAATCACACTATTTAGACACAACAACACTTGTTCGACCG gcACCAAGAGAGAAGGTTGTAGGAAAATTTGATTTTGCAGGACGG GATCCTGAGGACTTGCCCTTCCGCAAAGGTGACATCCTGGAGATAATTTCCAAAGACGAGGAGGAGTGGTGGTCAGCTCGTGACAAACAAGGTCGTGTTGGACAGATTCCAGTTAAATATACTGCCAAGGTCACCAATGGTGAACCACCACTTCCTACACATCCTCAGATTCCC AATGAAAAGCCAGTTTATACTAGACCAGAACCTATACCTGCTTCGTTGACAAAG ATTCAGCTTCCAGCATTAGCTAGAGTGATCACAGATCGCGTCCCCAATGCATACGACACATCGGCACTGCGGCTGAAG agaGGTGATATAGTCAGGGTGCTTGCAACAAATGTTTATGGAATGTGGGAAGGGGAAGTCAATGGACGACGAGGCACTTTTCCATTCACTCACGTGGAATTCATAAGGGAAGATGAATCACACCCAACTTAA
- the LOC112559019 gene encoding LOW QUALITY PROTEIN: synaptic vesicle 2-related protein-like (The sequence of the model RefSeq protein was modified relative to this genomic sequence to represent the inferred CDS: inserted 2 bases in 1 codon; deleted 1 base in 1 codon) yields the protein MNDNSAKYEQYNSDEACSEHQLLTCETKESYIHATCGNKRDSTVQLDDVLSDLKFGFFQMKMLTLVGAGYFAVCAEMMLFIFLSTPAKREWNLVDYEFPWLPFSTGMAGIIGGFLFGTLSDCIGRRVPFIVGMTCIAVFGAVSAFANSFPLFIVFRCFVNFGIAAFEATGFVLLLEFLPRQKRGTVMVVVTLCGAFGAVLAAGLAWLLLAQFGWRWFVGACSLPAWLVLIILIFAHDETPRFLFSSGRYQSGMEILLKIAQQNQKTLPEGTIICPSSSQRGNLKQLFSRDMWRRTIVVSMVWFLQATGYWGVTTYLPEYMASHGVNPYFNMFSVFIGEIPGLILAMFLIEKRQIGRINCLKVFSGITFISLLLFGFVPLYELKTVLVIMCYFSMVPIYSVLNTFTPEVYPTNIRSIAMGWVNVIIEFPGLITPFVGEVLLSSTISWLYPVXWAAIFILQFMIVFGLKKETVGQDLVDATQHFEPNNSSVS from the exons atgaatgaTAACAGTGCAAAGTACGAGCAGTACAACAGCGATGAAGCATGTAGCGAGCACCAACTTCTAACATGCGAGACGAAGGAGTCTTACATCCACGCCACGTGTGGCAACAAAAGGGATTCGACTGTACAGCTAGACGATGTTTTGTCAGATCTGAAATTTGGATTTTTTCAGATGAAAATGCTGACTTTGGTAGGAGCAGGTTATTTTGCAGTCTGTGCAGAAATGATGCTTTTTATCTTCCTTAGCACTCCAGCTAAAAGAGAGTGGAATCTGGTGGACTATGAGTTTCCATGGCTACCATTTAGTACTGGGATGGCAGGAATAATAGGAGGATTTCTGTTTGGAACTTTGAGCGATTGCATTGGAAGACGTGTCCCCTTTATAGTAGGGATGACATGTATTGCGGTATTTGGTGCAGTATCAGCTTTTGCCAATTCA TTCCctttgttcattgtttttaggtgttttgttaattttggaATAGCAGCATTTGAAGCAACAGGCTTCGTTTTGCTGCTAG aatttttACCTCGCCAAAAACGAGGGACTGTTATGGTAGTTGTGACTTTGTGTGGAGCCTTTGGTGCAGTCTTGGCTGCTGGGTTGGCATGGTTGCTGCTGGCACAGTTTGGCTGGCGGTGGTTTGTAGGAGCCTGCTCCTTACCGGCATGGCTAGTGCTGATAATACTGATCTTCGCTCATGATGAAACGCcacgttttcttttttccagtgGTCGGTACCAAAGTGGCATGGAGATTTTGCTCAAGATTGCACAGCAAAACCAGAAAACATTGCCGGAAG gcaCCATAATCTGCCCTTCAAGCAGTCAGCGTGGGAACCTAAAGCAGCTATTTAGTCGCGATATGTGGCGTCGTACAATAGTGGTCTCAATGGTTTGGTTCCTGCAAGCTACAGGTTACTGGGGTGTAACTACTTACCTTCCTGAGTACATGGCTTCTCATGGTGTCAATCCATACTTTAACATGTTCTCAGTCTTCATTGGAGAAATCCCGGGCCTTATTCTAGCCATGTTTCTTATAGAAAAGAGACAGATTGGTAGAATAAATTGTCTCAAAGTATTTTCAGGCATCACATTTATATCCCTTcttttatttggttttgttCCACTTTATGAACTGAAAACTGTATTAGTTATAATGTGCTATTTTAGTATGGTGCCCATCTACTCTGTCTTGAACACATTCACACCTGAAGTGTATCCCACTAATATCCGCAGCATAGCAATGGGCTGGGTGAATGTGATCATCGAATTTCCTGGGCTCATTACACCATTTGTAGGAGAAGTTCTGTTGTCCAGTACAATTTCCTGGTTATATCCAGT GTGGGCAGCCATATTTATACTTCAGTTTATGATTGTGTTTGGTTTAAAGAAGGAAACTGTGGGGCAAGATCTGGTTGATGCCACACAACACTTTGAACCAAATAACAGTTCTGTGtcttag